From a single Porites lutea chromosome 10, jaPorLute2.1, whole genome shotgun sequence genomic region:
- the LOC140950913 gene encoding tyrosine-protein kinase receptor Tie-1-like, protein MPLSIENLKESDEVLCDEEKSFSTEQLFSFALQIAKGMNHLAENRFVHRDLAARNVLVGHGNQVKVADFGLMRQIYEDVYSSGKSKKLPVKWMAPESLYQGLYTTKSDVWAYGVLLWEMSTLGGVPYPTLTNTELYRLLGTGYRMERPDMCSDDVYELMTDCWKEEPCSRPSFSQLIEKLEVIMQRDAPYLDLDKHNEDHPYYNVPPEASGDKEGNMEKEEPQDATSIDSYL, encoded by the exons ATGCCACTTTCAATCGAAAACCTAAAGGAGTCAGACGAGGTTCTCTGTGACGAAGAGAAGAGCTTTTCTACCGAACAACTGTTTTCATTTGCATTGCAGATAGCTAAAGGAATG AATCATCTCGCGGAAAACAGGTTTGTTCACAGAGACCTTGCTGCCCGTAATGTCCTCGTTGGTCATGGCAACCAGGTCAAAGTGGCAGACTTTGGGTTGATGAGACAGATATATGAAGATGTGTACAGCTCGGGGAAGTCCAAAAAACTTCCTGTGAAGTGGATGGCCCCAGAATCACTTTATCAAGGCCTTTACACTACCAAAAGTGATGT GTGGGCTTATGGTGTTCTTCTTTGGGAAATGTCTACCTTGG gagGTGTACCGTACCCCACGCTGACCAACACGGAGTTGTATCGACTGCTCGGCACTGGTTACCGCATGGAAAGGCCTGACATGTGCTCTGATGACGT ATATGAGCTGATGACTGACTGTTGGAAGGAGGAACCTTGCTCTCGTCCAAGTTTCTCTCAGCTGATCGAAAAACTTGAGGTGATAATGCAGAGGGATGCACCATACTTGGATCTAGACAAACACAATGAAGATCATCCATATTACAACGTGCCTCCTGAAGCAAGTGGTGACAAAGAAGGCAATATGGAAAAGGAGGAACCCCAAGACGCAACAAGCATAGATAGTTATTTATAA
- the LOC140950912 gene encoding uncharacterized protein KIAA1958-like, with product MASRFKDLDVSVEDFISEQENESTKKKTLQNVAVLQQFLASKNEERKLEEIPPEELNEYLSEFIITVRTKDKQEEYEPSSLRGFIASFERYLKKKNYGHSIIKDLQFEKTRKALSSKQKDLKRKGKGNKPNASVAISEDDIQVLYEKKLLGTERPEALLNTLWLNNTTQFGLRGCKEHRDMCWGDVKLKKTSTGVEFLEYGERQTKTRLGDDTNDVRPIAPKMFSLPNSDRCPVLTYKVFAEKRPTQMNFDEAPFYLAVNNIKTDSLDKKPWFKQSPVGVNKLNSIMKVMSEKAELNKPRLKNHSGRKTMMQTLVNEEIPPTDIIQLSGHRNLQSVNNYATVSEKQQMKMSRTLSAFTTGIVSKKDAPREESSCGSSSENNKMLVSQQRTEHTVTSSTCGQQQALQIFAGATISGGNIHVSINTLNKSPILPTSPKPKYQRYKRLLSSDSESD from the coding sequence atggcatcaagatttaAGGATTTAGATGTGTCTGTGGAGGATTTCATCTcagaacaagaaaacgaaagcactaaaaagaaaactttgcaaaatgtaGCCGTGCTGCAACAATTCCTAGCATCGAAAAACGAGGAACGAAAACTTGAAGAGATCCCTCCAGAGGAGCTGAATGAATATTTGAGCGAATTCATCATAACAGTCCGCAccaaagacaaacaagaagaatacGAACCAAGCTCCCTTCGAGGATTCATTGCAAGCTTTGAGAGAtatctcaaaaagaaaaattacggtCACAGCATCATCAAAGACCTGCAattcgagaaaacaagaaaagctttGTCATCCAAGCAGAAAGATTTGAAACGCAAAGGGAAAGGCAATAAACCAAATGCATCTGTCGCTATCAGTGAAGACGACATACAAGTTCTCTACGAGAAAAAACTTCTAGGAACTGAGAGACCTGAAGCTCTGCTGAACACACTCTGGTTGAATAACACAACTCAGTTCGGTCTTCGCGGCTGCAAAGAGCACAGGGACATGTGCTGGGGCGACGTGAAGCTCAAGAAAACATCAACTGGAGTGGAATTTCTTGAATACGGAGAACGACAAACAAAAACCCGCCTCGGAGATGACACGAACGATGTTAGGCCGAtagctccaaaaatgttttcacttccAAATAGCGACAGATGTCCAGTGTTGACTTACAAGGTTTTCGCCGAAAAGAGACCGACTCAAATGAACTTTGACGAGGCGCCGTTTTATCTAGCGGTAAACAACATCAAGACAGACTCGCTCGACAAAAAGCCGTGGTTCAAACAGTCTCCTGTTGGTGTGAACAAACTCAATTCTATTATGAAGGTCATGTCAGAAAAAGCCGAACTTAATAAACCTCGACTTAAAAATCACAGTGGTAGAAAGACAATGATGCAGACCTTGGTGAACGAAGAAATCCCTCCCACTGACATAATTCAACTCTCAGGTCACAGAAATCTTCAAAGCGTTAACAACTACGCGactgtttctgaaaaacaacagatgaaAATGTCACGTACGCTTAGTGCATTTACCACTGgaattgtttctaaaaaagatgCCCCAAGAGAGGAAAGTTCGTGTGGAAGCtcaagtgaaaataacaaaatgcttgtgAGCCAGCAGCGCACAGAACACACTGTCACGTCTTCCACTTGTGGTCAACAACAAGCGCTACAAATTTTCGCTGGAGCTACGATAAGCGGTGGAAACATTCATGTTTCGATCAACACACTCAACAAATCACCTATATTGCCGACAAGCCCGAAGCCTAAATATCAAAGGTACAAAAGACTCTTAAGTTCTGATTCTGAGTCCGACTAG